In a genomic window of Myotis daubentonii chromosome X, mMyoDau2.1, whole genome shotgun sequence:
- the LOC132223353 gene encoding casein kinase I-like: MASSSVSKSEFIVGGKYKLIRKIGSGSFGVVYLAVNITNGEGVAVKIESQKARHPQLMYENKLYKILQGGIGIPHIRWYGQEREYNLLVMDLLGPSLEDLFSFCSRTFTMKTVLMLADQMISRLEYVHSKNFIHRDIKPDNFVMGVGRNCNKLFLVDFGLAKKYRDNRTKQHIPYREDKNLTGTVRYASVNAHLGIEQSRRDDLESLGYVLMYFNRSSLPWQGLTAATKKQKYEKICEKKMATAVEALCSDFPTEFTMYLNYCRGLRFEETPDYTYLKQLFRTLFRSLNYHHDFMFDWTLLKQKGAQQGASSSGQGQQA, translated from the coding sequence ATGGCTAGCAGCAGCGTGTCCAAGTCTGAATTCATTGTCGGAGGGAAATATAAATTGATACGAAAGATCGGGTCTGGCTCCTTCGGGGTCGTTTATCTGGCGGTCAACATCACCAATGGTGAGGGGGTTGCAGTGAAGATAGAATCTCAGAAGGCCAGGCACCCCCAGTTGATGTATGAGAACAAACTCTATAAGATTCTTCAGGGTGGGATTGGTATCCCCCACATACGGTGGTACGGGCAGGAGAGGGAATACAATTTGCTAGTCATGGATCTTCTTGGGCCCAGCCTTGAAGACCTCTTCAGTTTCTGTTCGAGAACCTTCACAATGAAAACTGTACTTATGCTAGCTGACCAGATGATAAGTAGACTTGAATATGTGCATTCAAAGAACTTTATACACAGAGACATTAAACCCGATAATTTCGTAATGGGCGTCGGGCGTAACTGTAATAAGTTATTTCTTGTTGATTTTGGTTTGGCCAAAAAGTACAGAGACAACAGAACAAAGCAACACATACCATATAGAGAAGATAAAAATCTCACTGGCACTGTCCGTTATGCTAGCGTCAATGCACATCTTGGTATTGAACAGAGTCGCCGGGATGACTTGGAATCCTTAGGATATGTTCTGATGTATTTTAATAGAAGCAGCCTGCCATGGCAGGGACTAACGGctgcaacaaagaaacagaaatatgaaaagatttGTGAAAAGAAGATGGCCACAGCTGTTGAAGCTTTATGTAGTGACTTTCCTACAGAATTTACTATGTACTTAAACTATTGTCGTGGGTTACGCTTTGAGGAAACACCGGATTACACGTATCTGAAACAGCTATTCCGCACCCTTTTCAGGAGCCTGAACTACCATCATGACTTCATGTTTGATTGGACATTACTAAAGCAGAAAGGAGCACAGCAGGGAGCCTCTTCAAGCGGGCAGGGTCAGCAGGCCTAA